The Sinomicrobium kalidii region TGTAATAACTGCTTGCGATGCTGTGACCAATTCCGGTTCCGGAAGAGCGCTTATAGATACCGGTAATCCGGACCGGGATTTCCGCACCTTACACAGCGCCGAAAGCAACTGGGCTTCGGAGTACATCTGGTCTGTAAACTCCAGTGTAACCAACAATGCGGGAAGCATACTTCCGGGCTGTATGCTGGAAAACAAAGGCTGGGGTAGCTATAACGGTTGGGGATATTACCAACCTACAGAAAGTCTGTACCAGGAATTTGAAGAAGGAGATCCCAGGCGTGAAGTGACCATCTTAAAGTACGGCGACGAATTCGAATACTTTGGTGAAACCCGCCATTTTCAGTCGGAAAACTCACTTTCCGGATTCCAGTTCAACAAATACATGGTGGAATACGGTTTCTCCAATCCCGTGGGAAGCTACATCAACACCAATGGTGATTTCCCTTCTACTACGTACAACGTTCCCCTCATGCGATATGCAGAAGTTCTGTTGATGAAATCCGAAGCGTTGATCATGCTGGGGAATAACGGAGATGCTCCTTTAAACCAGGTGAGAGATCGCGCCGGGCTTCCTCCCGTTTCCGGAGCTACTATGGAAGATTTGAAGCATGAACGCCGCGTAGAACTGGCCGGAGAATTTGCCAATCGTCATTTCGACCTGGTGCGTTGGGGAGATGCCCGGGAAGTATACAGCCAACCTCTATACGGAAGAATTCACACGGACCGTTCCGATCCTTTTTCCGATTACACTTTGGAAGTAGTATGGCCCGCACGAAATTTTGATCCGTCTTATATGAATGTATGGCCTATACCTAATACCGTAATTCAGTCATCAGGAATTACGCCCAATACAGGTTGGTAACAAGACAGACAATAATTTTTTAACGCGATGAAGGGTGTTTTAATTACTTACACCCTTCATTTTTTAAATAGCTATAAATGTTGAAATTAACAATCCGATGGATCATTGCGGCCATCTGTCTATTTTCTGTAAATATAATAGACGCACAGCACTACGACTCTTTTAGCATCCACTCCCACAACGACTATGAGCAGAAATCGCCTTTCTGGAACGCCTATGCCAACGGCTTAACGTCTATCGAAGTAGATATTTTTTTAAAAAACAACACACTTTACGTCACCCATACGGAAAGTGAGATCGTAGAGCACAGCACTATACAATCCCTTTATCTGGAACCACTTTTAAGAGAAGCAAAATCCGGAAAAATCACTGACGATATCCAATTGCTCATCGACCTTAAATCTGAGGCGAAAAGTACGTTAAAAGAAATCGTAAAGGTGTTGAAGAAATATCCGGAACTCACTTCCAATCCTAAAATCAGTTTTGTAATATCCGGAAATCGTCCGGCTCCCGAAAACTATAGCGATTACCCCGGGTATATTTTGTTCGACTGGCAAGATGTCGATAATCATCCGGCCGCTAACTGGGACAAAGTAGCCCTGGTCAGTGTTAACTTTGCAGATTATTCCG contains the following coding sequences:
- a CDS encoding RagB/SusD family nutrient uptake outer membrane protein — its product is MKKSIIKIITAGIIGLASYSCSDDFTDLTPKGSASYETFWSNEQDATEAVNSMYRYLPDDFGRGYFWYINASDDMITGRVKAGPDNIKNFNPSGDESYMNSLYPNGYSVIRRANEVLMNVPEIDMDENIKNRLLGEAYFMRAFYYFWLAHTYGDNGPNGGIPIVTEENVTQEAGTFTRPESVIENYQQIIADLENAADLLPLFTDMESENYGRPHKDAAYAYMAKTYLYWAQYDSSKYADVITACDAVTNSGSGRALIDTGNPDRDFRTLHSAESNWASEYIWSVNSSVTNNAGSILPGCMLENKGWGSYNGWGYYQPTESLYQEFEEGDPRREVTILKYGDEFEYFGETRHFQSENSLSGFQFNKYMVEYGFSNPVGSYINTNGDFPSTTYNVPLMRYAEVLLMKSEALIMLGNNGDAPLNQVRDRAGLPPVSGATMEDLKHERRVELAGEFANRHFDLVRWGDAREVYSQPLYGRIHTDRSDPFSDYTLEVVWPARNFDPSYMNVWPIPNTVIQSSGITPNTGW